The sequence below is a genomic window from Haloferax mediterranei ATCC 33500.
CAGGCACGGACACAGTACGAAGCACAACTGAAAGACGTCGGGGTCACGAACGTCGAGCAATCGGGGACGGGGTCGATGACGGTCGACACCGGCGATTCGGCGCGCGTGACCGAGTACGCGGCCACCATCCCGTTCGAGAGCATCACCTTCCCGTTTACCGAGGAGAAAAAATTCGAAATCGAAGGGCGCGAAGTCGACGTTAGTGGGCTGCTCGCCGTCTGGGAACACGATGGGACGGTCCTCGTCGCGGGCGGGGCGTATCCGGGTGAGAACTTCGAACTCGACGTCACCAAGGAACCGACCGACGCCATTTCGGTGTCGGTCGACATCGACCTCGGACTCACGCCGGACGCCTACCGGGAAGAACTCCGAAGTATCATCAAAGCGGTCGAGTAACGCCGAACGAAGACCAATTTTGTACGCACCTGGAGATTCGTTTCGGACCGACCGCGTCTCGAAGGTCAGCCTCAGTCACGGAGCATCGAGTCGCGAGAGTCAGCCTCGGTCGCGGAGCATCGAGTCGCGAGAGTCAGCCTCGGTCGCGGGGCATCGCCGTGAGACACCGATAAACGGCACTTCGTGGTGTGTGACCGGCCGACGTAGCGGCAGCGTTGCCGCCCCGAGAACAGCACCTTTATCAGTCGTTCGGAGCCAAGTTCACGCAAGATTACTCTCAGGAGGTCAATGGTGACGAAAAACCCACAACAACCGGAGGTGAACATCGGACTCGTCGGTCACGTCGACCACGGAAAGACGACGCTCGTCCAAGCGTTGTCTGGGTCGTGGACGGACCAACACTCGGAAGAGATGAAGCGCGGTATCTCCATCCGACTCGGATACGCCGACGCGACGTTCCGTCAGATTCCCGGCGCCGATGCGCCGGAGTGCTACACAGTCGAAGAAGAGACCGAAGACGGTGACGAGACGGACGTTCTTCGTACCGTTTCGTTCGTCGACGCGCCCGGTCACGAGACGCTCATGGCGACGATGCTCTCTGGTGCCGCCATCATGGACGGTGCCATCCTGCTCGTGAGCGCGACCGAGGACGTGCCGCAGGCCCAGACGGCCGAGCACCTGATGGCGCTCGATATCATCGGTATCGAGAACATCGTCATCGCGCAGAACAAAGTCGACCTCGTCGACCGCGAGCGTGCCCTCGACAACTACGAACAAATCAAGGAGTTCGTAGAGGGGACGGTGGCCGAAGACGCCCCAATCGTGCCCATCAGCGCACAGCAAGAGGTCAACCTCGATCTGCTCATCGAGACTATCGAAGCGGAGATTCCGACGCCCGAACGCGACGAGACTGAAGACAGTCAAATGTACGTCGCGCGCAGTTTCGACATCAACCGTCCGGGGACGACCTGGGACGGTCTCATGGGCGGCGTTGTCGGCGGCAGCGTCGTCGCCGGAAAGCTCGAAGAAGGCGACGAACTCGAACTTCGCCCCGGCCGCGAAGTCGAAGAGGAAGGCCAGACCGAATGGCGCTCCATCACGACCGAGATTCGCTCGCTTCAGGCGGGCGGCAACATGGTCGACGAAGTCCGCCCCGGCGGGCTCTGCGGTGTCGGGACCGGTCTCGACCCGAGCTTCACGAAAGGCGACGCCCTCGCAGGGCAGGTCGCCGGCGAACCCGGCACGCTCCCGCCGACGCGCGAACGGTTCACGATGGACGTGGAACTGCTCGAACGCGTCGTCGGTGGCAACGGAGACGAGGGTATCGAGGAGATATCCACCGGCGAACCGCTGATGCTCACCGTCGGCACCGCGACCACCGTTGGCGCGGTGACGAGTGCGCGCAGCGGTGAAGCCGAAGTTTCGCTCAAGCGACCCGTCTGCGCCGAGGAAGGTGCGAAGATTGCCATCAACCGCCGCGTGGGCGCTCGATGGCGTCTCATCGGTATCGGGACGCTCAAGTGACGTGACCGCCACCGTAGTCGTCATGGACACGAACGCACTCATGATGCCGGTCGAACTCAACGTTCGCGTGTTCGACGAACTCGACCGGCTTCTCGCGGCCGACGCGGACCTCGTGGTCCCCACGGCCGTCCTCGACGAGCTGGAGAAGCTCTCGACGGGCGGCGGGACCGAGGGCGTCGCGGCGAGTGTGGGTGCGGACCTGGCGAACCGGTGCCGGGCGGTCGAGACGGACGAATCGTACGCCGACGACGCAGTTGTCGAACTCGCCGAATCGGGCGAAGTCGACTACGTCGTCACGAACGACAAGCCCCTCCGTGACCGGGTGCTCGACTGCGGGATTCCCGTCGTCGGCATCCGGGGGCACGCCACACTGGCAATCACGGAACCTTAACGAAACTATGTACAAACGGGTACGACTCAAAGATACAGTCGAAGTCCCACCCCGACACTTGGGCGACGTGACGCCCGAGCGGGTCAAGCGACTGTTGCAGGACAAACTGGAAGGACGGATGGACGAAGACGTGGGGAGCGTCGTCAGTGTCGTGAACGTCAACGACATCGGCGAGGGCACCGTGTTGCCCAACCGCCCCGGCGTCTACTACGAAGCCGACTTCGACGCCATCACCTACGACCCCGACATGCAGGAGGTCGTCGATGGCATCGTGGTCGAAGTGGTCGAGTTCGGTGCCTTCGTCGGTATCGGTCCGGTCGACGGACTGCTGCACGTCTCACAGATTTCCGATGAATACCTCGCCTACGACGGCGAGAACCAGCAACTCGCATCCACCGAGTCCAACCAGACGCTCGCCGTGGACGACGAGGTGCGCGCCCGCATCGTCACAAAGAGCATCGACGAGCGCAACCCGCGCGACTCGAAGATTGGACTCACCGCCAAACAGCCGGGGCTCGGCAAGCACGGTTGGCTCGAAGCAAAGCGCCAGCAGAGCGAGGCCTCGGCGGAGGGTAACTGATGGCGAAGCAGCGTCTCGCCTGCCGCGAGTGTCACTTCGTCAACGACCCGAACAAGCAGACGTGTGATAACTGTGGTTCGACGAGTCTCACCGAAGACTGGGCGGGCTACGTCGTCATCACCCACCCCGAAGAGAGCGAAATCGCCACCGAGATGAACGTCACCGAACCCGGCGGCTACGCGCTCAAGGTCCGCTGAAGATGCTCACCCTGCCGACGGACCTCCGCGCGGCGTTCAAAGAGCCGTTCGGCCCCGTCTACACCGAGGCCGAGGCGCTCCTCGCAGATGCATCCAGCGAGGAGACGGACGCGCCACTCGTCGCCGTCGGCGACGTTGTCACCTTCCACCTCCGCCGCGCCGGTCGCCCACCGGACGTAGCCATCATCGACGGCAAGACGAAACGTGAGGCCGTCGACGAGGAGATTCGTCGAGCAATCGAAACCGGCCGCCTCGTCGAAGTCACCAACGAACCGGGCACTCTCTCTTTCGATCTCGTTTCGGCGCTCGTCGAGGCGCTCGACGCCGAAGAACCGACGACGCTTCTCGTCACGGGCGAAGAGGACCTCGCGACGCTTCCGGCGGTCCTCGCCGCGCCGCTCGGGTCGACAGTCGTCTACGGCCAACCAGACGAAGGAATGGTCCGTGTGACCGTTACAGAGGCCGCTAAGACCGAAATGCGCGACCTCCTCGCGCAGTTCGACGGCGACATCGAGACGGTTCTTTCCCCCCTCGACACCTGATTCAGACGCCTCTTCGTCCCTTCGAAATCCTTTTACTTGCTTCGCGGGGAATTACTGGTAACTGAACCATGGATATCGAAATCATCTCCGAGGAGGAGAACCCCATGTTGCACCGGACGGACGTCCGATTCGAGATCGTCCACGAGGAAGCTACGCCCTCCCGTCTGTCGGTCCGCGACTCGCTCGCGGCCAAGCTGAACAAGGACTCCGACGAAGTCGTCGTCCACGAACTCGACACGAAGTTCGGTATGCGCAAGACGGCGGGCTACGCGAAGGTCTACGAGAGCCCCGAGTTCGCACGCGACGTCGAACAGGAACACATGCTCGAACGCAACAAGATCACCGACGCCGAAGCCGAAGCCGAAGAGGCCTAATTTCGGCTTCGAATCGCCGTTTCTTCACACTCGATGCGCATTCTCGGAATCGAAGGTACAGCGTGGGCCGCGAGCGCCGCGGTTTTCGAAACGGACGACCCCGACGCGCTCAGTACTGAAACGTATCGAACGCCGGACCCGTCTGCGGACCACGTCTTTATCGAATCGAATCCCTACCAACCCGAAAGCGGCGGCATCCATCCGCGCGAGGCCGCAGAACACATGGGAAACGCTATTCCCGAAGTGGTCGACACGGCACTCGCACACGCCGCCGACAGACACGACGGTGACGGCCCGATTGTCGACGGCGTCGCCTTCTCTCGCGGCCCCGGGCTCGGCCCGTGTCTCCGTATCGTCGGCACCGCGGCCCGTGCTGTCGCCCAGACGCTCGGTGTGCCGCTCCTCGGCGTCAATCACATGGTCGCCCACCTCGAAATCGGGCGCTACCAATCCGGGTTCGAATCGCCCGTCTGTCTGAACGCGTCGGGCGCGAACGCCCACCTGCTCGGCTACCACAACGGTCGGTACCGCGTCCTCGGAGAGACGATGGACACCGGCGTCGGCAACTCCATCGACAAGTTCACCCGCCACGTCGGCTGGACTCACCCCGGCGGCCCGAAGGTCGAACAGGCCGCGAAAGACGGCTCGTACGTCGACTTGCCGTACGTCGTCAAGGGGATGGACTTCTCGTTTTCGGGCATCATGAGCGCCGCGAAGCAGGAAGCGGACGCCGGAACGCCCGTCGAAGACATCTGCGTCGGATTACAGGAGACCATCTTCGCGATGCTCACCGAAGTCGCCGAGCGCGCCCTGTCGCTGACGGGGACGGACGAACTCGTCCTCGGCGGCGGCGTCGGGCAGAACGCCCGTCTCCGCGAGATGCTCGCCGAAATGTGCGAGCAGCGCGGTGCGAAATTCCACGCACCCGAACCGCGGTTCCTCCGCGACAACGCGGGGATGATTGCGGTGCTCGGTGCACGGATGCTCAATTCGGGCGACGCGCTTTCGGTCGAAGAATCCTCGGTCGACCCGAACTTCCGCCCGGACCAGGTAGCGGTGACGTGGCGCGGGGCCGACGAATCGGTCGCGCGCGCGTACACCGACGACGGCGCAATCCGCGGGGCCGAAGCGACAGTCGATATCGGCACCGACGAGGTCGTAAAGCGGCGCGTCCCGAAGACGTATCGCCACCCCGAACTGGACGACCGACTCCGGCGCGAGCGGACGAAAGCCGAAGCGCGCCTGACGAGCGATGCGCGGCGCGCCGGCGTCCGAACACCAATCGTCCGCGACGTAGACCCCATCGAGGCCGTTATCACCTTCCAAAAGGTCGGTGATGCGGACCTCGCAGAGCGCCTCAGTCCCGAGGCCGCTCGTACTGTCGGCGAGTATCTCGCGAAACTCCACCGGGTAGGAATCGTTCACGGCGACCCGACCACACGGAACGTCCGCGTCGAGAGTGGGACGCACGGAACCTCTCGCGTCTTCCTCATCGACTTCGGTCTCGGGTTCCACACGGACCACGTCGAGGACCACGCGATGGACCTTCACGTATTCGCCCAGAGCGTCGAAGGCACCGCTGACGACGCCGAGCCGCTGCTCGACGCCCTCGAAGCGGGGTACGAATCTATCGGCTCCGACGAGGTCATTACCCGACTTCGCGAAGTCGAATCCCGCGGCCGGTACCGGTAGTCGGCGGTCGGTGATTCCATCGTAAGGCCAAAACGATTTATCGCCCGCCAGCATATTCGTCTCATATGGTAGACAAACCGCAGAGCGGAACTCTCTTTGGCATCCCATACAACTTCGAGCGCCCGAGCGTGGGCCGACTACTATCATCTTACTGGCAACCCGGTGAGGGGATGCTCGTCGAGAAGCCATTCGGCATCGGTTACACGCTGAATCTCGCGAGTTGGCGGTCGTGGGTCGTCCTTCTCGTCGCCGGTGGCCTGCTCTGGAACGAGCGCCAGAAAGCGGAGGAAAAAGAAGAGGTAGAGGCCGACGAAGGTCCCGTCGAGGTCATCGTCGACTAACTCCGAGAACGAACGAACTACCAGCGGACGGACAGACGAACGACACACCGACGACTTTTCGATGCCCGCCCCCGGAGGGGCGGACATGCTCAGATACGTTACGACGAACGAGGGAAAGGTCCGCGAGGCACTCGACTACCTCGACGACGACGTGACACAACTCGACTTCGACTACACCGAGATTCAGGC
It includes:
- a CDS encoding 30S ribosomal protein S24e, whose amino-acid sequence is MDIEIISEEENPMLHRTDVRFEIVHEEATPSRLSVRDSLAAKLNKDSDEVVVHELDTKFGMRKTAGYAKVYESPEFARDVEQEHMLERNKITDAEAEAEEA
- the spt4 gene encoding transcription elongation factor subunit Spt4, whose product is MAKQRLACRECHFVNDPNKQTCDNCGSTSLTEDWAGYVVITHPEESEIATEMNVTEPGGYALKVR
- a CDS encoding translation initiation factor IF-2 subunit gamma — encoded protein: MVTKNPQQPEVNIGLVGHVDHGKTTLVQALSGSWTDQHSEEMKRGISIRLGYADATFRQIPGADAPECYTVEEETEDGDETDVLRTVSFVDAPGHETLMATMLSGAAIMDGAILLVSATEDVPQAQTAEHLMALDIIGIENIVIAQNKVDLVDRERALDNYEQIKEFVEGTVAEDAPIVPISAQQEVNLDLLIETIEAEIPTPERDETEDSQMYVARSFDINRPGTTWDGLMGGVVGGSVVAGKLEEGDELELRPGREVEEEGQTEWRSITTEIRSLQAGGNMVDEVRPGGLCGVGTGLDPSFTKGDALAGQVAGEPGTLPPTRERFTMDVELLERVVGGNGDEGIEEISTGEPLMLTVGTATTVGAVTSARSGEAEVSLKRPVCAEEGAKIAINRRVGARWRLIGIGTLK
- a CDS encoding bifunctional N(6)-L-threonylcarbamoyladenine synthase/serine/threonine protein kinase; its protein translation is MRILGIEGTAWAASAAVFETDDPDALSTETYRTPDPSADHVFIESNPYQPESGGIHPREAAEHMGNAIPEVVDTALAHAADRHDGDGPIVDGVAFSRGPGLGPCLRIVGTAARAVAQTLGVPLLGVNHMVAHLEIGRYQSGFESPVCLNASGANAHLLGYHNGRYRVLGETMDTGVGNSIDKFTRHVGWTHPGGPKVEQAAKDGSYVDLPYVVKGMDFSFSGIMSAAKQEADAGTPVEDICVGLQETIFAMLTEVAERALSLTGTDELVLGGGVGQNARLREMLAEMCEQRGAKFHAPEPRFLRDNAGMIAVLGARMLNSGDALSVEESSVDPNFRPDQVAVTWRGADESVARAYTDDGAIRGAEATVDIGTDEVVKRRVPKTYRHPELDDRLRRERTKAEARLTSDARRAGVRTPIVRDVDPIEAVITFQKVGDADLAERLSPEAARTVGEYLAKLHRVGIVHGDPTTRNVRVESGTHGTSRVFLIDFGLGFHTDHVEDHAMDLHVFAQSVEGTADDAEPLLDALEAGYESIGSDEVITRLREVESRGRYR
- a CDS encoding GTP-dependent dephospho-CoA kinase family protein produces the protein MLTLPTDLRAAFKEPFGPVYTEAEALLADASSEETDAPLVAVGDVVTFHLRRAGRPPDVAIIDGKTKREAVDEEIRRAIETGRLVEVTNEPGTLSFDLVSALVEALDAEEPTTLLVTGEEDLATLPAVLAAPLGSTVVYGQPDEGMVRVTVTEAAKTEMRDLLAQFDGDIETVLSPLDT
- a CDS encoding DUF5808 domain-containing protein, with amino-acid sequence MVDKPQSGTLFGIPYNFERPSVGRLLSSYWQPGEGMLVEKPFGIGYTLNLASWRSWVVLLVAGGLLWNERQKAEEKEEVEADEGPVEVIVD
- a CDS encoding DNA-directed RNA polymerase translates to MYKRVRLKDTVEVPPRHLGDVTPERVKRLLQDKLEGRMDEDVGSVVSVVNVNDIGEGTVLPNRPGVYYEADFDAITYDPDMQEVVDGIVVEVVEFGAFVGIGPVDGLLHVSQISDEYLAYDGENQQLASTESNQTLAVDDEVRARIVTKSIDERNPRDSKIGLTAKQPGLGKHGWLEAKRQQSEASAEGN